In the Bicyclus anynana chromosome 6, ilBicAnyn1.1, whole genome shotgun sequence genome, one interval contains:
- the LOC112055707 gene encoding keratin, type I cytoskeletal 9 — protein sequence MKAYLVVCLSVVALFSAANAVPCGAGPLGLTYCGKKWEDYFDGREVYGGDDRRCTNCGGSSGASAYGGSSYAEGGYASSQNGGQGTSYSAQGAASYASNGQSGYEGNTGVSFNTGGQGTNYYEQTQGGSTSYDAQGQGSSYGQGNTGISFTTGGQGTNYYEQTQGGSTGYTAQGQDNTGGGQGTNYNEQSYGNSEGQVSSYGEGNTGISFTVGQATGSGGYVDQRQEASYGQASADGGFTSGGQGNSYAGNGGQSSSYTVEGQGAGYATSSQGTYGANRQCITCGGSSVNNIGNGRNNNNRVYA from the coding sequence cGGCGCTGGTCCTTTGGGATTGACGTACTGCGGGAAAAAATGGGAAGATTACTTTGATGGCAGGGAGGTTTACGGTGGAGACGATAGAAGATGTACAAACTGTGGCGGCAGCAGCGGAGCAAGTGCTTATGGTGGTAGTAGCTACGCTGAAGGCGGATACGCGAGTTCCCAAAATGGAGGGCAAGGTACCAGTTATAGCGCACAAGGTGCAGCCAGCTATGCCAGCAATGGCCAGAGTGGCTATGAAGGAAATACTGGTGTTAGCTTTAATACTGGTGGTCAAGGAACCAACTATTACGAACAAACCCAAGGCGGTAGTACCAGCTATGATGCTCAAGGACAAGGTAGTAGTTACGGACAAGGCAACACTGGTATTAGCTTTACTACTGGTGGTCAAGGCACCAACTATTACGAACAAACCCAAGGCGGTAGCACTGGTTATACTGCTCAAGGACAAGACAATACTGGTGGTGGACAAGGTACCAACTATAATGAACAAAGTTATGGTAATTCAGAAGGACAAGTTAGCAGTTACGGTGAAGGTAATACTGGAATTAGCTTTACTGTTGGTCAAGCTACTGGTAGTGGTGGTTACGTGGATCAAAGACAAGAGGCCAGTTATGGTCAGGCCAGCGCTGATGGAGGCTTTACTTCCGGTGGCCAAGGAAACAGTTATGCTGGTAATGGTGGACAAAGTAGTAGCTATACAGTTGAAGGACAAGGTGCAGGTTATGCTACTAGTAGTCAGGGTACCTATGGAGCAAACAGACAATGCATTACCTGTGGAGGATCATCGGTTAATAATATTGGCAATGGAAGAAACAACAATAATAGAGTTTAtgcgtaa